From Syntrophales bacterium, the proteins below share one genomic window:
- the fliF gene encoding flagellar M-ring protein FliF, whose amino-acid sequence MDQFVEFLSKLKAVLASFSPAKKMSLVAVTIIALAGIGFIVYYSGQVEYRVLFSNLSSEDAGSIVSKLQEKKVPYSLSPGGDVVSVPAERVAELRLEMATAGLPQGGGVGFEIFDQKSFGSSEFEQQINYRRALQGELTRTINSLEEIQQSRVHLALPKDSLFIEQQKKSTASVTVKLKPGKSLRPLQVEGIAHLVASSVEGMNAEDVIIVDSKGNVLSSMPSDSKIAKMTSAQIDYQRAAEKEMASRIQSLLENVVGKGKAVVRVSAEMDFSIIEQTEEKYDPESPVVRSVKRMTDKTTAPANAAADSNNQEHDKADETINYEINKVVSKTVLPVGAVKKISVAVLIDGVYAKNDKGAEVYQPRVQKDIDALAGLVQKSVGINTARGDQIVVTEMPFSKVDLAGDLPAPSTWREKFSFFFPLIKYLLAFIAVFVLIMFFVRPLLKEVMTRDISRSLGELRGMSAVGAPVEDTVNISSFSEGGAQKELSNRELAKRLAEEDAKKFAEVLKTWLK is encoded by the coding sequence ATGGACCAATTCGTAGAATTCTTGTCGAAATTAAAGGCTGTGCTTGCTTCCTTTTCGCCGGCGAAGAAAATGTCGCTCGTGGCGGTAACCATAATTGCCCTGGCCGGCATAGGTTTTATTGTTTACTATAGCGGGCAGGTTGAGTATCGGGTGCTTTTCTCCAATCTTTCCAGTGAAGATGCCGGCAGCATAGTAAGTAAACTCCAAGAGAAGAAGGTTCCCTACAGCCTATCGCCGGGTGGAGATGTGGTATCCGTTCCGGCGGAACGGGTCGCGGAATTGAGGCTGGAAATGGCGACCGCCGGGTTGCCCCAGGGCGGAGGCGTCGGATTTGAGATCTTCGATCAAAAGTCTTTTGGCAGTTCAGAATTTGAGCAGCAGATAAATTACCGTCGGGCCCTTCAGGGGGAATTAACCCGTACAATAAACAGTTTGGAGGAGATACAGCAAAGCAGGGTTCATCTGGCCCTTCCCAAAGATTCACTCTTTATTGAGCAGCAGAAGAAGTCAACTGCTTCTGTCACCGTTAAGTTAAAACCGGGGAAGTCGCTTCGTCCCTTGCAGGTAGAGGGCATAGCTCATCTGGTTGCAAGCAGCGTGGAGGGGATGAATGCCGAAGATGTTATAATCGTTGACAGCAAAGGGAATGTCCTTTCCAGCATGCCTTCCGATTCAAAGATAGCGAAAATGACGTCGGCCCAGATTGACTATCAGCGGGCAGCCGAAAAAGAAATGGCCTCGCGCATTCAGTCGCTTCTGGAGAATGTTGTCGGAAAGGGCAAGGCTGTTGTCCGGGTATCTGCCGAGATGGATTTCAGTATTATTGAGCAAACGGAAGAAAAATACGATCCCGAGTCGCCGGTGGTGCGAAGTGTCAAAAGAATGACTGACAAAACCACGGCGCCGGCAAACGCAGCCGCGGATTCCAATAACCAGGAACATGACAAAGCGGACGAGACAATAAACTATGAGATAAACAAGGTGGTCAGCAAGACGGTTCTGCCCGTGGGCGCCGTTAAAAAAATATCCGTGGCTGTTCTGATTGACGGTGTTTACGCTAAAAATGATAAGGGCGCTGAGGTTTATCAGCCGCGAGTACAAAAGGATATAGACGCCCTCGCCGGTCTGGTGCAAAAGTCTGTCGGGATAAACACGGCGCGCGGCGATCAGATTGTTGTCACCGAAATGCCTTTCAGCAAGGTTGATTTGGCAGGCGATCTGCCGGCGCCATCAACCTGGCGGGAAAAATTTTCCTTTTTCTTTCCTTTGATTAAGTATCTGCTGGCATTTATTGCAGTTTTCGTCCTGATTATGTTTTTTGTCAGGCCACTGCTCAAAGAGGTTATGACAAGAGATATCTCTCGTTCCCTGGGAGAGCTGAGAGGGATGTCCGCAGTCGGCGCTCCGGTTGAGGATACCGTTAATATTTCTTCCTTTTCGGAGGGCGGTGCACAGAAAGAATTATCGAATCGTGAGCTTGCAAAGAGACTGGCAGAGGAAGACGCCAAAAAATTTGCAGAAGTACTGAAAACATGGCTTAAATAA
- the fliG gene encoding flagellar motor switch protein FliG, producing MNDEEKAAIMLLALDEDLASRVMKNLRPADIKRLGRQMSKMTNVSADTVNSVASEFCGIAREQWHGLTVSSETSRNIVMKALGEQDSQQILSDIANDRDSENPILEKLRDVDPKMLADFTKTEHPQTIALIMAHLRPEQAAEMLDCYSQPLQCEITKRMATLKGVPYEFIAEVANTLEKEITTGAKSDRKLGGARFIGEILNKMGRVSESAIISALDEIEPEIASEVRNFMFSFEDVLKLDDKSIQELLREISSEDLSRALKLTDENMRDKIYRNMSKRAAEMLKEEIQMMPPIRLSEVEASQRKIVEVTKRLEDEGKIVIQRGGAEDAFV from the coding sequence ATGAATGATGAAGAAAAAGCGGCGATAATGCTACTTGCCCTGGATGAGGATTTAGCCTCCAGGGTAATGAAGAATCTGCGCCCCGCTGATATAAAAAGGTTGGGGAGACAGATGAGTAAAATGACCAATGTCTCTGCGGACACGGTTAATTCGGTGGCAAGTGAGTTTTGCGGAATAGCGAGGGAACAGTGGCATGGTTTGACCGTCAGCTCGGAAACATCGAGGAATATTGTAATGAAGGCGCTTGGGGAACAGGATTCGCAACAGATATTGAGCGATATCGCCAATGATAGAGATTCGGAAAACCCGATTCTTGAAAAATTAAGGGATGTTGATCCAAAGATGCTGGCGGACTTCACTAAAACTGAACATCCCCAGACGATAGCTCTTATTATGGCCCATCTACGTCCCGAGCAGGCGGCGGAAATGCTGGATTGCTATTCGCAGCCGCTCCAGTGCGAGATAACAAAAAGGATGGCGACTCTTAAGGGGGTCCCTTATGAATTCATTGCGGAAGTTGCAAATACACTGGAAAAAGAGATAACCACAGGCGCAAAAAGCGACCGAAAACTTGGCGGGGCCCGTTTCATAGGAGAGATATTGAACAAGATGGGGCGCGTCAGTGAAAGTGCGATTATTTCCGCCCTGGATGAGATTGAACCTGAAATTGCCTCCGAAGTTCGTAATTTCATGTTCAGTTTTGAGGATGTTCTCAAACTCGATGATAAAAGTATCCAGGAGCTGTTGCGCGAGATCAGCTCCGAGGATCTTTCTCGTGCTCTTAAGCTGACTGATGAAAATATGAGGGATAAGATTTATCGTAATATGTCCAAACGGGCAGCGGAAATGCTGAAGGAAGAGATTCAGATGATGCCCCCGATCAGGCTTTCCGAGGTAGAGGCCAGTCAGCGGAAAATAGTAGAAGTAACAAAGAGACTTGAAGATGAGGGGAAGATTGTTATTCAACGAGGGGGGGCGGAGGATGCCTTCGTCTGA
- a CDS encoding flagellar assembly protein FliH — MPSSDTVIKAKNVKLLKGRPNSAALTSENREDRQSGSRSSQSGLKSLGPEQEKWVKIIDTVKKEAYEKGFAEGEKLRKKELLDAVVAMSAAVKEIGTLKKKFYEENEKDVLQLALAVARKVIHTEVSASSDVVLSVLKDAVKEIANEKGLKVRLNPDDLRVIMELKNDLFQENAAFKNAVFEGDAGIKRGGVALETEHLEVDARLEKQLDKIKESFKI, encoded by the coding sequence ATGCCTTCGTCTGATACAGTCATTAAAGCAAAAAACGTAAAACTGCTGAAGGGAAGACCAAATTCCGCAGCACTAACTTCAGAAAACAGGGAGGATAGGCAGAGCGGAAGCAGATCATCACAATCAGGGCTCAAATCCCTTGGCCCGGAACAGGAAAAATGGGTAAAGATAATCGATACAGTGAAAAAAGAGGCTTATGAAAAGGGTTTTGCGGAAGGCGAGAAGTTAAGAAAAAAGGAGCTGCTTGATGCGGTTGTCGCAATGTCGGCGGCAGTGAAGGAAATTGGAACACTTAAAAAAAAGTTTTATGAGGAAAATGAAAAAGATGTGCTGCAACTGGCTCTTGCTGTTGCTCGGAAGGTAATTCATACAGAGGTGAGTGCAAGCAGTGATGTCGTTCTGTCAGTCCTGAAAGATGCGGTAAAAGAAATTGCTAATGAAAAGGGCTTGAAAGTGCGGTTAAATCCGGATGACCTGCGCGTGATTATGGAGCTTAAAAATGACCTCTTTCAGGAAAACGCGGCCTTCAAAAACGCAGTTTTTGAGGGCGATGCGGGAATAAAAAGGGGTGGCGTTGCGCTGGAGACGGAGCACCTGGAGGTAGATGCACGTTTGGAAAAACAGCTTGATAAGATAAAGGAATCATTCAAAATATAA
- a CDS encoding FliI/YscN family ATPase produces the protein MRSDQIDFAKYHHLLEQVNAIATSGKVSEITGLMVEGYGTSVSIGDTCRIYSNGREGFVTAEVVGFRQGKVLMMPLESMQGLGPGCKIMFLGRKATTMVGSQLLGRVVDGLGAPIDGKGVVHFEDEYPIYAEPINPLLRGRISAPMDLGIRAINGVFTCGKGQRMGIFAGSGVGKSVIMGMIAQDSKADVNVIGLIGERGREVREFLEKNLGVEGLAKSVVVVSASDMHPLIRMRAAYVATAIAEYFRDKGANVLLIMDSLTRFAMAQREVGLAVGEPPTTKGYTPSIFSILPKLLERCGSIEKKGSITGLYTVLVEGDDFNEPISDAARSILDGHIALSRDLANKNHYPAIDPLQSISRAMVDIVDNEHRERAGRILNILATYKKAEDLINIGAYVKGSNPEIDYAISMVGRVNAFLKQDIHETVDFEISKRELFALFEPPSLDIR, from the coding sequence ATGCGCTCAGATCAAATCGATTTTGCCAAGTACCACCATCTTCTCGAGCAGGTCAATGCAATTGCGACAAGCGGGAAGGTAAGCGAAATTACCGGGCTTATGGTGGAAGGTTATGGAACATCCGTTTCCATTGGCGATACGTGCCGAATCTATTCCAATGGTCGGGAAGGTTTTGTAACCGCTGAAGTTGTTGGTTTCAGGCAGGGGAAAGTCCTGATGATGCCTCTTGAAAGCATGCAGGGGCTGGGGCCGGGCTGCAAGATAATGTTTCTGGGCAGAAAGGCGACGACCATGGTCGGCAGTCAACTCCTCGGCAGGGTGGTTGACGGCTTGGGTGCGCCGATTGACGGCAAGGGCGTCGTTCACTTTGAGGATGAATATCCGATCTATGCGGAGCCCATCAATCCTCTGCTCCGGGGCAGAATATCGGCGCCGATGGATCTGGGAATACGCGCCATCAATGGTGTCTTTACCTGTGGCAAGGGACAGCGAATGGGAATTTTTGCCGGTTCCGGCGTAGGCAAAAGCGTCATTATGGGAATGATTGCCCAGGATAGTAAGGCCGACGTCAACGTAATTGGCTTGATTGGGGAAAGGGGTCGGGAGGTACGTGAATTTCTGGAAAAGAATCTCGGCGTGGAGGGCCTCGCAAAATCGGTAGTCGTGGTCTCCGCTTCCGACATGCATCCTTTGATTCGGATGCGGGCCGCCTATGTGGCTACTGCCATCGCCGAATATTTCCGGGACAAGGGGGCGAATGTCCTTCTGATCATGGATTCCCTGACACGCTTTGCGATGGCGCAAAGGGAGGTGGGCCTTGCGGTTGGCGAGCCTCCTACGACCAAAGGCTATACCCCTTCAATTTTCAGCATTCTTCCGAAGCTCCTGGAACGTTGTGGGAGCATCGAGAAAAAGGGCAGCATTACAGGTCTTTATACTGTTCTTGTTGAGGGCGATGATTTCAATGAGCCGATCTCCGACGCGGCGAGGTCCATTCTTGATGGACATATTGCTCTATCAAGGGATTTGGCGAACAAGAATCACTATCCTGCAATCGATCCGCTGCAAAGCATCAGCAGGGCAATGGTTGACATTGTTGATAATGAGCATCGGGAAAGGGCGGGCAGGATTTTGAATATCCTGGCAACATATAAAAAAGCTGAGGATCTGATAAATATCGGCGCCTATGTCAAGGGAAGCAATCCGGAGATAGATTATGCAATCAGCATGGTCGGCAGGGTTAACGCCTTTCTGAAACAGGATATTCATGAAACCGTCGATTTTGAAATTTCGAAAAGGGAATTGTTTGCCCTTTTTGAACCACCTTCTCTTGATATAAGGTAA
- the fliJ gene encoding flagellar export protein FliJ, whose translation MFAFNLQPVLNYRKTVEEKKLTEFADMQRKLVEEKKLLESICKEKQQIVEQLKNIQQSTFYASDVSFSLAYVGILSEKELIQQKVVARVAVEVERLRRELLETVKDRKMIDIIKEHKLAEFKMGIATLERKAIEETAIQSFARKNK comes from the coding sequence ATGTTTGCTTTCAATCTCCAGCCGGTGCTTAATTACCGTAAAACCGTTGAAGAAAAAAAACTAACCGAATTTGCCGACATGCAACGGAAACTGGTTGAGGAAAAAAAACTGCTGGAAAGCATATGCAAGGAGAAGCAGCAAATCGTAGAGCAACTGAAAAACATTCAGCAGAGTACGTTTTATGCGTCCGATGTTTCTTTTTCCCTGGCCTATGTCGGAATTCTCAGCGAAAAAGAGCTTATCCAGCAGAAGGTAGTTGCCCGGGTTGCTGTCGAGGTGGAGCGGCTGAGAAGGGAACTGCTGGAAACGGTAAAAGACAGAAAGATGATTGATATTATTAAAGAACACAAGTTGGCGGAATTTAAGATGGGTATTGCCACCCTGGAGCGCAAAGCCATCGAAGAGACGGCCATTCAGTCCTTCGCAAGAAAGAATAAATGA
- a CDS encoding flagellar hook-length control protein FliK — MVKNVFTKNELLDFNNSLKKGKGAPVVDGEILLSSSENPGNGKGSAFSSLLQNGLDSLVGCNNNESYEDNHLKSEPLSVSGTIDSEFPKEKITDEILMRFQEDKVSADAQLARTKQGIAIDAGLSGTSVFSNEASLVGDEHIEYEYQYVTVNVPAALPAVDQPAASVRAAFARQDGDVAVKLSAGTAVSGNQDGDIELQTPSSSLELPAGKLDRKLVQTPVRDYLVQMPVRDYADAKTASSQDREIFAAYRSGETLTAASPESSRTAGAVLPQGQPLTEAVPEKHSETSYAQATVDSLEISSSELREASVVSASNPQKGRGSVLSEISVERLAGNVGLSEAQNDRGSFPVEKSVDKVVLNTGAGNNFPEVGNVPAALPAADQPAASVHAAFARQDGDVAVKLSAGTAVSGNQDGDIDLQTPSSSLELPAGKLDSELAQTPVRDYADAKTASSQDRGIFAAYRSGEALVTLTTESSRNAGAVLAKDQGLNEAVPKKNLETPISQTKVDLLGIINPRAGEASLSSSQKLQKVREIFPTEESAVKAAASDIVETNSYNVGRQFFSADISAPAEGRNLTDQVMSQLPEGALKGSSRVRINLYPESLGSVDMDIVVRENRVHVFIIAERADVVQALQGQQEQLKNALQSQGLQVNSLDFQLRENPNPMNDGSRGGDLWRHQNQERGQKEGKNYEAPVLSGSLGALTGNIMHNSQMDRTISIFV, encoded by the coding sequence ATGGTAAAAAATGTTTTCACTAAAAACGAGCTTCTCGATTTTAATAACTCTCTCAAAAAGGGTAAAGGCGCTCCCGTGGTTGATGGAGAGATCCTCCTGTCGAGCTCCGAAAATCCTGGCAATGGCAAAGGAAGCGCTTTTTCTTCGCTCCTGCAAAATGGTTTGGATAGTCTGGTTGGCTGCAACAATAACGAAAGTTATGAGGACAATCATCTCAAGTCAGAGCCCCTGTCTGTTTCCGGAACGATTGACAGTGAGTTCCCTAAAGAAAAAATCACCGATGAAATTCTGATGCGATTTCAAGAAGACAAAGTGTCTGCCGATGCGCAATTAGCGCGAACTAAACAAGGTATTGCAATTGATGCGGGATTATCGGGGACGTCTGTGTTTTCTAATGAAGCGTCTTTAGTTGGTGACGAACATATTGAATATGAATATCAGTATGTTACAGTGAATGTGCCAGCGGCATTGCCTGCTGTGGATCAACCTGCAGCGTCGGTCCGTGCTGCTTTCGCCCGTCAGGATGGCGACGTCGCGGTAAAATTATCAGCGGGTACGGCAGTTTCCGGCAACCAGGATGGTGACATTGAGCTGCAAACGCCCTCAAGCAGTCTTGAGCTGCCGGCGGGGAAGCTTGACCGTAAGCTCGTACAGACGCCGGTTCGTGATTATCTCGTACAGATGCCGGTTCGTGATTATGCGGATGCCAAAACAGCGTCTTCCCAGGATAGAGAGATTTTTGCGGCCTACCGGTCGGGAGAAACTCTCACCGCAGCTTCTCCCGAGAGCAGTCGAACTGCGGGAGCGGTTTTACCGCAAGGACAACCGCTGACAGAGGCAGTGCCGGAAAAACATTCAGAAACTTCTTATGCCCAAGCAACGGTAGATTCCCTGGAAATAAGTAGCAGCGAGTTACGGGAAGCATCGGTTGTCTCTGCCTCAAACCCTCAGAAGGGCAGAGGGAGTGTCCTGAGTGAAATATCCGTTGAGCGGCTTGCCGGAAATGTTGGTTTGTCAGAGGCGCAAAATGACAGGGGAAGCTTTCCGGTTGAGAAATCGGTAGATAAGGTTGTCTTGAATACTGGCGCCGGCAATAATTTCCCGGAGGTGGGGAATGTCCCCGCGGCATTGCCTGCAGCAGATCAACCTGCAGCGTCGGTCCATGCTGCTTTCGCCCGTCAGGATGGCGACGTCGCGGTAAAATTATCAGCGGGTACGGCAGTTTCCGGCAACCAGGATGGTGACATTGATCTGCAAACGCCCTCAAGCAGTCTTGAGCTGCCGGCGGGGAAGCTTGACAGTGAGCTTGCACAGACGCCGGTTCGTGATTATGCGGATGCCAAAACAGCGTCTTCCCAGGATAGAGGGATTTTTGCGGCCTACCGGTCGGGAGAAGCTTTAGTCACATTGACTACGGAGAGCAGCCGAAATGCTGGAGCGGTTTTGGCGAAAGACCAGGGGCTGAATGAGGCTGTCCCGAAAAAAAATTTAGAAACGCCCATTTCCCAGACAAAAGTCGATTTACTGGGCATAATCAACCCCAGGGCAGGGGAAGCGTCGCTTTCATCTTCGCAAAAACTGCAAAAGGTCCGAGAAATTTTTCCGACTGAGGAATCCGCAGTCAAGGCTGCCGCCAGTGATATTGTCGAAACTAATTCTTATAATGTCGGTCGCCAGTTCTTCAGCGCGGATATTTCAGCTCCTGCGGAAGGTCGTAATCTTACAGATCAGGTTATGAGTCAATTGCCGGAAGGCGCCTTAAAGGGTTCCAGCCGGGTAAGGATAAATCTGTATCCGGAATCCCTTGGCAGCGTTGATATGGATATTGTTGTCCGCGAAAACAGGGTGCATGTTTTCATAATCGCGGAAAGAGCGGATGTGGTGCAGGCGCTGCAAGGACAGCAGGAACAATTGAAAAACGCTTTGCAGTCCCAGGGGCTGCAGGTAAACAGCCTTGATTTTCAATTACGGGAAAATCCCAACCCAATGAATGACGGTTCCCGGGGGGGCGATCTCTGGCGCCATCAAAATCAGGAGAGAGGGCAAAAAGAAGGGAAAAATTATGAAGCTCCCGTCCTGTCCGGCAGTTTGGGAGCGCTAACCGGAAATATCATGCATAATAGTCAGATGGACCGCACTATAAGCATTTTTGTCTGA
- a CDS encoding flagellar hook-basal body complex protein, translating to MATSLWIGTTGLSGSEKQLDVIANNLANANTPGFKASDTFFNSMLSQNLAGGSQQRVGQGVGVSAITKIFDQGSFESSGNATDVAIDGNGFFIVKDSDNRTLYTRAGGFEVNKTGFLADKNDYTVQGHMFDETGLIEDTSLTDMDLRNIQSVPKSSTTFSLGLTLDSQTKTGETFDVSQVLYDSRGAEHSLSTTFMKTENASYWGVKTTMDGAEAEAQQYSGIKFDSQGLVEMVYTADVTPAPAVTTAGDGDAVLKVNNSGQLYKDTTAPIVLTRGADTNTWTFTNGGYENMSLNYGISGADDLIGIDMDGIGGDDITFTLTGAWALDDAISFNIVQNEEAAVDKTVRFYAAGGALADGATIGLEGDLTWNLVGEGAENIRSFAATSKVASLTIDGYAPGTVTSLDVKPNGLVEGMFSNGQRQNVARLMLADFANLQGLNMTGSYFVETNESGPVVINKPATGGLGQIQSHSIEMSNTDTGREFIKMIMAQRAYQSSAKVITTADQMTQVLMNVKQ from the coding sequence ATGGCAACATCATTATGGATAGGGACAACAGGACTTTCGGGAAGTGAAAAACAGTTGGACGTAATCGCCAATAATCTGGCCAACGCCAATACGCCCGGGTTCAAGGCGTCGGATACATTTTTCAACAGCATGCTGAGCCAGAACCTGGCTGGCGGTTCGCAGCAGCGGGTCGGGCAGGGGGTTGGCGTGTCGGCGATAACGAAGATATTTGATCAGGGGTCTTTTGAATCGTCCGGAAACGCCACCGACGTGGCCATAGACGGAAACGGTTTTTTTATCGTCAAAGACAGTGACAACAGAACGTTGTACACGCGGGCGGGCGGTTTTGAAGTGAATAAGACCGGGTTCCTTGCCGACAAAAACGACTACACGGTGCAGGGACACATGTTTGATGAAACCGGTTTGATAGAAGATACCTCTCTGACTGATATGGATTTGCGCAACATTCAGTCCGTTCCGAAGTCATCTACCACCTTCAGCCTGGGTCTGACGCTTGATTCACAAACCAAGACAGGAGAGACATTCGATGTTTCCCAGGTTCTGTACGATTCGCGCGGCGCTGAACATTCTCTCAGCACAACCTTCATGAAAACCGAGAACGCCAGCTACTGGGGCGTTAAGACCACAATGGATGGCGCAGAGGCAGAAGCACAGCAGTATTCCGGCATCAAGTTTGACTCGCAGGGGTTAGTGGAGATGGTTTACACCGCCGATGTTACGCCTGCTCCTGCTGTAACAACGGCTGGTGATGGGGATGCAGTGCTGAAAGTAAACAATTCCGGTCAGTTATATAAGGATACGACCGCGCCGATTGTCTTGACCAGAGGCGCTGATACAAATACCTGGACATTTACCAATGGTGGGTATGAAAATATGTCGTTAAACTATGGAATTTCTGGCGCTGATGATCTGATCGGCATAGATATGGACGGTATCGGCGGCGACGACATTACTTTTACTCTAACGGGCGCCTGGGCCTTAGATGATGCCATCTCGTTTAACATTGTCCAGAACGAAGAGGCCGCCGTGGATAAAACCGTTCGTTTCTATGCGGCGGGGGGAGCGCTTGCCGATGGCGCAACCATTGGACTCGAGGGCGATCTAACCTGGAATCTGGTGGGAGAAGGCGCCGAGAATATAAGAAGTTTCGCAGCCACTTCCAAGGTTGCTTCGCTTACCATTGACGGTTATGCCCCAGGCACAGTGACCAGTCTGGACGTTAAACCCAACGGACTTGTGGAAGGGATGTTTTCCAATGGGCAGAGGCAGAATGTGGCAAGACTGATGCTTGCTGATTTCGCCAACCTGCAAGGGTTGAACATGACGGGAAGCTACTTTGTCGAAACCAATGAATCCGGCCCGGTCGTAATCAATAAACCCGCAACCGGAGGGCTGGGGCAGATACAATCCCATTCGATTGAGATGTCCAATACGGACACAGGTCGGGAATTTATCAAGATGATCATGGCGCAGCGGGCCTACCAGTCCAGCGCCAAGGTTATAACGACGGCCGATCAGATGACGCAGGTGCTGATGAACGTAAAACAGTAG
- a CDS encoding motility protein A gives MDLPSALIVFGGVFGAVFIYYPLADVFGVFKVVKHVFLKKRDGTNDVIEILVKMSKVARKEGLLALEKMAEKIDDPFFVKAAHLLVDGIEPANVANILDTELDYIEARHRLGAEIFTTMGNVAPAMGMTGTLIGLVQMLMRMSDPSTIGPAMSVALVTTFYGVILANLVFLPIAGKLRRLSNQELLEKQLIINGILSVQSGDNPRIIEQKLHSFISPQERRSLFK, from the coding sequence TTGGATCTTCCTTCTGCACTGATCGTTTTTGGCGGCGTTTTCGGCGCTGTCTTTATTTACTACCCGCTTGCGGATGTTTTTGGCGTTTTTAAGGTAGTTAAACATGTTTTCTTGAAAAAACGGGATGGCACAAACGATGTTATTGAAATATTGGTTAAAATGTCAAAAGTTGCCCGAAAAGAGGGTTTGCTGGCCCTGGAAAAAATGGCTGAAAAAATAGACGATCCATTTTTTGTCAAAGCGGCGCACCTTTTGGTTGACGGCATCGAACCGGCAAATGTTGCGAACATTCTGGATACCGAACTTGATTATATCGAAGCAAGGCACCGGTTGGGTGCGGAAATTTTTACAACCATGGGAAATGTGGCCCCGGCGATGGGGATGACCGGGACCTTGATAGGTTTGGTGCAGATGTTGATGCGGATGAGCGATCCCAGTACAATAGGTCCTGCCATGTCGGTTGCCCTTGTTACAACATTTTACGGGGTAATTCTCGCTAACCTCGTTTTTCTCCCGATTGCCGGCAAGCTAAGACGTCTGAGCAATCAGGAGCTGCTGGAAAAACAGTTGATCATTAACGGCATATTGTCGGTGCAGTCGGGCGATAATCCGCGGATAATCGAACAAAAACTGCACTCGTTTATTTCTCCCCAGGAGAGAAGGTCGTTGTTCAAATGA
- a CDS encoding flagellar motor protein MotB — MMKKRELKYSSKDDASEDWQITYSSLSLILVVVFVMLISYSVMDKRKMGHLRGAVKREANNQEVIKVDSKNDRLAGSEGDIDGAWISDAVNSLKNSGAGSDFRDDVTVQRFQRGIRLRFNSDMVFPSGAATVSDKIYPYLEEISKIAVERDLFLRVEGHTDDIPINTEEFPSNWELSTKRAVNIVRYLIEKKGFPAERLSAEGFGQYHPLAANADPIERSRNRRIEIYIEPGVKISSVRGKSHE; from the coding sequence ATGATGAAAAAACGGGAATTGAAATATTCCAGTAAAGATGATGCAAGCGAAGACTGGCAGATAACATACAGCTCTCTGTCTTTGATTCTCGTGGTAGTTTTTGTCATGCTCATCTCCTATTCCGTGATGGATAAAAGGAAAATGGGACATTTGCGAGGCGCTGTCAAAAGGGAAGCGAACAATCAGGAAGTTATCAAAGTTGATAGTAAAAACGACAGACTGGCGGGTTCTGAGGGCGATATAGATGGTGCATGGATAAGCGATGCAGTAAATTCGCTGAAAAATTCAGGCGCGGGTTCCGATTTTCGGGACGATGTTACTGTACAGCGGTTTCAGCGAGGGATAAGATTAAGATTTAATAGTGATATGGTTTTTCCCTCCGGCGCTGCAACTGTAAGCGATAAGATTTATCCTTATCTGGAGGAAATCTCCAAAATTGCCGTTGAGCGCGATCTTTTTTTAAGGGTTGAGGGGCATACCGACGATATTCCGATAAACACGGAAGAATTCCCTTCAAACTGGGAATTGTCCACTAAACGCGCTGTAAATATTGTCAGATATCTCATAGAAAAGAAGGGTTTTCCTGCCGAGAGGCTTTCGGCCGAAGGCTTTGGCCAGTATCACCCCCTGGCTGCGAATGCTGATCCTATAGAAAGAAGCAGGAACAGAAGGATAGAAATTTATATTGAGCCAGGAGTCAAAATCTCTTCAGTGCGAGGTAAAAGCCATGAATAG